The following are from one region of the Rosistilla carotiformis genome:
- a CDS encoding DUF1559 domain-containing protein — protein MKTRPLGFTLVELLVVIAIIGILVGLLLPAVQAARESARRMSCSNNMKQLGLALHNYHDTHKSLPYWSFGSHAHSHYSGFIAILPFIEQGALYDQITSTTTINGTVYPPYDKYGISSGYTPWYTTIPGYLCPSDARSGNKQATETGRNNYCFSLADWTPYYSDTFTRSPFGRMRTFNFSAITDGLSNTVAMGETCIGNGVTINGGPMKGGFVQSHPSVASSPTANNPISCMATVGTYGMYTATSSARGNGGNSWSFGFTGWTAINTILPPNGPSCGYTTDSAHRMIVSPSSYHPGGVTTLMCDGAVTFITDTIDTGDLSSGSVAAGPSPYGVWGALGSKDGGEIAELP, from the coding sequence ATGAAAACCAGACCGCTCGGTTTTACGTTGGTTGAATTGCTGGTTGTTATTGCGATCATCGGAATCCTGGTTGGTCTGCTTCTTCCCGCAGTCCAGGCTGCCCGCGAATCGGCTAGGCGGATGTCCTGTAGCAACAACATGAAGCAGTTGGGCTTGGCATTGCACAACTATCACGACACCCACAAATCGCTACCGTACTGGTCGTTCGGGAGTCATGCTCACAGCCACTACAGTGGTTTCATCGCGATCTTGCCATTCATTGAGCAGGGTGCGTTATATGATCAAATCACGTCAACGACCACGATCAATGGGACGGTCTATCCGCCCTATGACAAATACGGGATTAGTTCAGGCTATACGCCTTGGTACACAACGATTCCGGGATATCTATGCCCCTCCGACGCGCGAAGCGGCAATAAACAGGCAACAGAAACCGGACGCAATAATTACTGTTTCAGTCTTGCTGACTGGACGCCGTACTACAGCGACACATTCACGCGCAGTCCTTTTGGACGAATGAGAACATTCAACTTTTCCGCAATTACAGATGGGTTGAGCAACACGGTAGCCATGGGCGAAACTTGCATTGGCAACGGAGTGACTATCAATGGAGGACCCATGAAAGGTGGGTTTGTTCAATCGCATCCGTCCGTTGCCTCCAGTCCGACAGCGAACAATCCGATCAGCTGCATGGCCACCGTGGGGACGTATGGCATGTACACGGCCACCTCCAGTGCCCGAGGCAACGGAGGCAACTCCTGGTCGTTTGGGTTTACCGGTTGGACGGCGATCAACACGATCTTGCCGCCAAACGGTCCAAGTTGCGGTTATACAACCGACTCTGCGCATCGGATGATCGTGTCGCCGAGCAGCTATCACCCGGGTGGCGTGACGACTTTGATGTGTGATGGAGCGGTCACGTTTATCACCGATACCATTGATACTGGAGATCTCTCCAGTGGCAGCGTCGCTGCCGGTCCGTCGCCTTACGGCGTCTGGGGCGCTTTGGGCTCCAAGGACGGTGGCGAGATCGCGGAGTTGCCATAA
- a CDS encoding DUF1559 domain-containing protein encodes MRQKKNTKPQGFTLVELLVVIAIIGILVGLLLPAVQAAREAARRMSCSNNMKQIGLALHNYHDTHRVFPYSVSASGAIATGSATPATGGVLNHRGWMLLLPFIELQNLQDQIDMNLPTGGHNSNGKGLAGPAPGAAGNANDVAVSTVVEAFMCPSDPNPTHYSTAGSSHYSISAGTTSLLGALTNYDFNCARTYSSAEKWSRTTFESRRMFGHDESSKMRDLTDGTSNSAAVCETLRATIDGESQAWGFTKWVGHGVGLDYSRGINDTVCCSWDSPPYARAARSSQLGNWSTVGSTHPGGAQITFADGSVHFLSDTTDLVILQRLSFISDGQPVGEF; translated from the coding sequence ATGCGTCAGAAGAAGAACACGAAGCCACAGGGTTTTACGTTGGTTGAATTATTAGTGGTAATCGCCATCATTGGTATTCTTGTCGGGCTGCTACTGCCTGCCGTCCAGGCTGCTCGCGAAGCCGCCCGGCGGATGTCTTGTTCCAACAATATGAAACAGATCGGGTTGGCGCTGCACAATTATCACGACACGCATCGCGTCTTCCCTTATTCGGTTTCGGCTAGTGGTGCGATCGCAACCGGTTCCGCGACGCCAGCTACCGGCGGGGTGTTGAATCATCGCGGGTGGATGTTGTTGCTTCCGTTCATCGAACTGCAAAACTTGCAGGATCAAATCGATATGAACCTGCCGACCGGTGGGCACAACAGTAACGGCAAGGGACTTGCCGGACCAGCTCCCGGAGCTGCGGGCAATGCCAACGATGTAGCCGTCAGCACGGTCGTCGAGGCCTTCATGTGCCCTTCGGATCCCAATCCCACCCACTACTCAACCGCCGGCAGCAGCCATTATTCGATTTCGGCTGGCACGACGTCGCTGTTGGGAGCCCTTACCAATTACGATTTCAATTGCGCGCGGACCTACTCTTCTGCCGAGAAGTGGAGCCGTACCACCTTTGAATCCCGCCGGATGTTTGGGCACGACGAATCGTCCAAGATGCGTGACCTGACCGATGGGACCAGCAACTCCGCCGCAGTCTGCGAGACCCTGCGTGCCACGATCGATGGCGAGTCCCAGGCCTGGGGATTTACAAAGTGGGTCGGCCATGGCGTGGGGCTCGATTACAGCCGCGGCATCAACGACACCGTGTGCTGTAGCTGGGATTCACCCCCCTATGCACGCGCGGCGCGCTCGAGCCAGTTAGGCAATTGGTCGACCGTCGGCAGCACCCATCCCGGCGGAGCGCAAATCACGTTTGCCGATGGATCGGTCCATTTCCTCAGCGATACCACCGACCTCGTCATACTGCAACGGCTCTCGTTCATCTCCGATGGCCAACCGGTCGGCGAGTTCTAA
- a CDS encoding DUF1559 domain-containing protein: MKFISQKNPDRSGFTLVELLVVIAIIGILVGLLLPAVQAAREAARRMSCSNNMKQIGLALHNYHDTHRVFPYSVSASGAVTSGSAIPAANGVLNHRGWMLLLPFIELQNLQDQIDMNLPTGSYDRNSVGLAGPAPGASGNANDVVVSTVVDAFMCPSDPNPTHYTTTSSSSYSISPSTTSLMGAYTNYDFSVRRTSSTVEKWSRDTFATKRMFGNDESSRMRDLTDGTSNTAAVCETLRATIDGVSQTWGYVKWVGHGVDLAYSRGINDNECCGWDSTPYARASRPSQLGEWSTVGSTHPGGAQVTFGDGSVHFLSETTDQIVLNNIAYVSDGNPLSEF; the protein is encoded by the coding sequence ATGAAGTTCATCAGTCAAAAGAATCCAGATCGTTCAGGGTTCACACTCGTGGAATTGTTAGTTGTGATTGCGATCATCGGGATCTTGGTTGGTCTGCTGCTGCCCGCGGTGCAAGCGGCACGCGAAGCGGCTCGCCGAATGTCGTGTTCGAACAACATGAAACAGATCGGTTTGGCACTGCACAATTACCACGACACGCACCGCGTCTTTCCATATTCGGTGTCGGCCAGCGGGGCGGTCACATCCGGTTCCGCAATCCCAGCCGCAAACGGCGTGTTGAACCATCGTGGTTGGATGTTGTTGCTGCCATTTATCGAATTGCAGAACTTGCAAGACCAGATCGATATGAATTTGCCAACCGGTTCATATGACCGCAACAGCGTCGGTCTGGCGGGGCCTGCACCGGGGGCGTCAGGCAATGCCAACGACGTGGTCGTTAGTACGGTCGTCGACGCCTTCATGTGCCCATCGGATCCAAATCCCACGCACTACACGACGACATCCAGCAGTTCCTATTCGATCTCTCCCAGCACCACAAGTTTGATGGGAGCATACACGAACTACGACTTCAGCGTTCGCCGCACCTCGTCGACTGTAGAAAAATGGAGCCGCGATACGTTTGCGACCAAGCGGATGTTTGGTAACGATGAATCGTCGCGGATGCGCGACCTGACCGATGGAACCAGCAATACCGCCGCCGTCTGCGAGACCTTGCGAGCCACCATCGATGGCGTCTCGCAAACTTGGGGTTACGTCAAATGGGTCGGTCACGGCGTCGACCTCGCCTACTCCCGCGGCATCAACGACAACGAATGCTGTGGCTGGGACTCAACTCCCTACGCACGCGCTTCGCGTCCAAGCCAACTGGGCGAATGGTCGACCGTGGGCAGCACGCATCCCGGTGGAGCTCAAGTCACCTTCGGCGATGGATCGGTTCATTTCCTAAGCGAAACGACCGACCAAATCGTCTTGAACAACATCGCTTACGTTTCCGATGGCAATCCACTGAGTGAGTTCTAG
- a CDS encoding serine/threonine-protein kinase, with amino-acid sequence MTDRDPALVARARDILRRSRGLEPSARVVMIERECSGDKSLHDEVGALLRTEGNGLQADSGTGPVPRIAGSMRSRLSIVSPTASRSRTRSQMLTAVTRTIGNQGQSALAIVLAMLILSAFIGWAYINVRASLRSIRADELRLLVATSVAAVESYIELEKANVHAWSEKERLREAVYQLTTDSNGDAQAARATIDEVLAGIMGHQPQYLIFGETNRVLAASSQYENALGRRSAADGSALITETLSGKTLILTPILHENMVEGHAVDLMRPEMPMMLPIFAPHDSQEIIAAMYLRGIGMEDRFFELLQSVRVGLSGETYAFDQKAIMISESRFNDTLRSIGLIDDRDDSYSCLSVQIRDPGGDLTRGYRLNTPVAAQPLTKMAAFATAGENDLDLDGYRDYRGVTVVGAWQWLPQYGFGIATEVDYAETYGPMKNLNLAFAAIGVLILGSIGFIIYSARYMARMRRQASNVQNVGPYALGRLLGEGGMGQVYLAQHALLKRPTAVKLLHPENLNVESIARFEREVQLSSKLSHPNTIEVYDYGQTAEGIFYYAMEYLQGITLSTLIRDEGELPVARVIYFLESICKSLREAHGLGIVHRDIKPQNIMVCQRGGESDVVKVLDFGLVKPMQSNDHAKITRTMGVIGTPLYMAPERIREPSSNDPRSDIYSLGAVGFNLLTGHDIFNDVSDFDVYFHIINTVPPRVRDLAPNIPPELDQLIAECLEKEVGKRPESVVAILNRLQALPVQWTTAMAEAWWQSAYAPKSSP; translated from the coding sequence ATGACCGATCGTGATCCAGCCCTCGTTGCCCGCGCTCGTGACATACTTCGCAGGTCCCGTGGGCTCGAACCTTCGGCACGCGTTGTGATGATCGAACGGGAATGTTCCGGCGACAAGTCCTTGCATGATGAAGTCGGGGCGTTGTTGCGGACTGAGGGAAACGGCCTGCAAGCCGACAGCGGTACGGGGCCGGTGCCTCGGATCGCTGGTTCGATGCGAAGCCGCCTGTCGATCGTTTCGCCGACAGCGTCGCGTTCCCGAACGCGTTCGCAGATGTTGACGGCCGTTACGCGGACGATCGGCAATCAAGGACAGTCGGCACTGGCGATCGTGCTGGCGATGTTGATTCTTAGCGCTTTCATCGGATGGGCGTACATCAATGTTCGCGCTTCGCTGCGTTCGATCCGGGCGGATGAACTGAGGCTGCTGGTGGCGACCAGCGTCGCGGCGGTCGAAAGCTACATCGAATTGGAAAAGGCGAACGTCCACGCGTGGTCGGAAAAAGAACGCCTGCGCGAAGCCGTCTATCAATTGACCACCGATTCCAACGGAGACGCTCAGGCGGCGCGGGCCACGATCGATGAGGTGTTGGCCGGTATCATGGGGCACCAGCCGCAGTACTTGATTTTTGGAGAAACCAACCGCGTGCTTGCGGCATCATCGCAATACGAAAACGCGTTGGGACGACGTTCGGCAGCGGACGGTTCCGCCTTGATCACCGAGACGCTCAGCGGAAAAACGTTGATCCTGACACCGATTTTGCATGAAAACATGGTGGAGGGACATGCCGTCGATTTAATGCGTCCCGAAATGCCGATGATGCTGCCGATCTTTGCTCCCCACGATTCTCAGGAGATCATCGCTGCGATGTATCTGCGAGGGATCGGCATGGAAGATCGGTTCTTTGAACTGTTGCAAAGTGTTCGGGTCGGGCTGTCGGGCGAGACGTATGCGTTTGATCAAAAAGCCATCATGATTTCGGAGAGCCGGTTCAACGACACGTTGAGATCGATCGGGCTGATCGACGATCGCGACGATTCGTATTCGTGTTTGAGCGTTCAAATTCGCGACCCCGGTGGGGATCTAACCAGGGGCTATCGCTTGAACACGCCCGTGGCAGCGCAACCGTTGACCAAGATGGCAGCCTTTGCGACGGCTGGCGAGAACGATTTGGATCTCGACGGCTATCGCGACTACCGTGGCGTGACCGTGGTGGGGGCATGGCAATGGTTGCCGCAATACGGATTCGGCATCGCGACCGAAGTCGATTATGCGGAAACCTATGGGCCAATGAAAAACCTGAACCTCGCTTTTGCCGCGATCGGTGTACTGATATTGGGATCGATCGGATTCATCATCTATTCGGCTCGATATATGGCTCGGATGAGAAGACAGGCAAGCAACGTTCAAAATGTAGGGCCCTATGCATTGGGAAGACTGTTGGGCGAAGGGGGAATGGGGCAGGTCTATCTCGCGCAACATGCGCTGTTGAAACGACCGACTGCCGTCAAATTGTTGCACCCTGAGAATTTGAATGTTGAATCGATCGCGCGGTTTGAACGTGAAGTTCAATTGAGCAGCAAACTATCGCATCCCAACACGATCGAAGTTTACGATTACGGCCAGACCGCCGAAGGGATCTTTTATTACGCGATGGAATATCTGCAGGGGATCACGCTTTCAACTCTGATTCGCGATGAGGGGGAGCTTCCTGTCGCGCGGGTGATTTATTTTTTGGAATCGATCTGCAAGTCGCTTCGCGAAGCGCACGGATTGGGAATCGTTCACCGCGATATCAAGCCCCAAAATATCATGGTGTGCCAGCGAGGAGGAGAATCGGATGTGGTCAAGGTCCTCGATTTTGGTTTGGTCAAACCGATGCAGTCGAACGACCATGCCAAGATCACGCGAACGATGGGAGTCATCGGGACGCCGCTGTACATGGCACCCGAACGAATCCGCGAGCCCAGTTCGAACGATCCGCGATCGGACATCTATTCGTTGGGGGCTGTCGGTTTTAATCTGTTGACCGGTCACGACATCTTCAACGACGTCAGCGATTTCGATGTCTACTTTCACATTATCAATACGGTGCCACCGCGGGTTCGCGATTTGGCTCCGAACATACCTCCGGAGCTCGATCAGTTGATCGCAGAGTGTCTCGAGAAAGAGGTCGGCAAGCGACCCGAGAGTGTGGTTGCGATTCTTAACCGACTTCAAGCGCTCCCTGTGCAATGGACGACCGCGATGGCCGAAGCGTGGTGGCAGTCGGCCTACGCTCCAAAATCCTCCCCATGA
- a CDS encoding SdrD B-like domain-containing protein, translating into MKPLKKHRSRRRRLLSGESLESRALLATLGLGVEFYEPGNLTPVSSLKAGEVYEARVKVDVPDSASGVISLPLNYSWDPKVLTLESPTLPAGPLFNNDVPNSLVAERFTLQRAMLSYNDEAFKFDANSDPANFDSFYNLSGVRGGALPNAGQGAALSSGDSIESFSSMLMFRVNSDLNAFASTTFTIALDGSMAFENGEPLDAVTGISGAVGLDLPSASQNQIVQTTIPIAIGGIKQEIDANNASGPPATPVTMILDFGNDGVFDGPNDQTVTTAADGSYQFVLNPAPAGSTYSIQEILPNGRIRLAPASGAFNFSVDADGVITPTDPDDPPLPPLDFVNQVVVIGGTKFQDLNDIGTIGVRDDTDPPMAGVTITLDINNDGPTTPDQSVVTAADGSYQFVEVPAGTHRVYEPNDNDLTFPAARSYLVTIGETSVVVDPNVLLDELDFGNREGVQITGIKRIDTNRNGAIDPGVDTPQSEVGIFLDLHNDGSVDEVDSTRATGQYLFLDVPVGTHRIFESVPDGFEQVFPATSHLVTVHPDGSVTSPTGFDFLNAEIEGLSSVAGYVYTDNDRDGLVDADEIGLPGVMIRLISNTPGVATQTTLTGPDGWYNFENVTPGTYSIEEIQPSRFGDASISLGQVLPGTATVGTTTGMNRFDGVTIAAGQNAVNYNFGETLQIITKRMLLARTNVQQEIYNNTGIDTTTVSGTVGEDVVRIEQTNTHWRVTVNGEVTLVPLSEMLIFDGLAGDDSVEVVGTSNAEEFHVGLNQLAMVTDPDSGNGLLVVGVERITADGRLGDDLLVLEGSTGVDQFSGSGDLATLAYSNGSSTVRGLSFDRVRAVNATGSSTNQATTVATDYVLQLVGDWNR; encoded by the coding sequence ATGAAACCACTGAAGAAGCATCGTTCCCGTCGTCGCCGTCTGCTGTCGGGCGAATCGCTCGAATCGCGCGCACTTTTGGCAACCTTGGGGTTGGGGGTGGAATTCTATGAACCGGGCAACCTTACGCCGGTTAGTTCGTTAAAGGCTGGCGAAGTCTACGAAGCGCGGGTGAAGGTGGATGTTCCCGATTCGGCCTCCGGCGTGATCTCATTGCCACTCAACTATTCATGGGATCCCAAGGTCTTGACGCTCGAATCGCCCACGCTTCCTGCCGGGCCATTGTTCAACAATGATGTTCCCAATAGTTTGGTTGCAGAACGCTTCACGCTGCAACGCGCGATGCTCAGTTACAACGACGAGGCATTCAAATTCGATGCTAACAGCGATCCGGCAAACTTCGATTCGTTCTACAACCTGAGCGGTGTTCGCGGTGGCGCTTTGCCCAATGCAGGGCAAGGGGCCGCATTGTCATCGGGGGATAGTATCGAGTCCTTTTCGAGCATGTTGATGTTTCGCGTCAATTCGGATCTGAACGCCTTCGCTTCGACAACCTTCACGATCGCGCTGGATGGATCGATGGCGTTTGAGAATGGGGAGCCGTTGGATGCGGTGACAGGCATCTCGGGGGCTGTCGGTCTCGATCTTCCTTCCGCCTCCCAAAATCAAATCGTCCAAACGACGATTCCAATTGCGATCGGTGGCATTAAGCAGGAGATCGATGCAAACAACGCCAGCGGTCCTCCCGCGACGCCGGTCACGATGATACTGGACTTTGGCAACGACGGCGTCTTCGACGGACCTAACGACCAAACTGTCACGACCGCCGCCGACGGCAGTTACCAGTTTGTGCTCAATCCCGCTCCGGCCGGCAGTACGTATTCGATCCAAGAGATCTTGCCCAATGGTCGGATTCGGCTGGCACCCGCCAGTGGTGCGTTTAACTTTTCCGTCGATGCCGATGGAGTGATCACGCCCACCGATCCGGATGATCCTCCCTTGCCACCACTCGACTTTGTGAACCAAGTGGTCGTGATCGGCGGCACCAAGTTCCAAGACCTCAACGACATCGGAACGATTGGCGTCCGCGATGACACCGATCCGCCGATGGCTGGCGTGACGATCACGCTGGACATCAACAACGACGGTCCCACGACGCCCGACCAATCGGTCGTCACCGCTGCCGACGGCAGTTACCAATTTGTCGAGGTTCCCGCCGGAACGCACCGCGTTTACGAACCGAACGACAACGACCTAACCTTTCCCGCCGCTCGCAGCTATCTGGTCACCATCGGTGAGACAAGTGTTGTCGTCGATCCGAACGTGCTCCTGGATGAGCTTGATTTCGGCAATCGGGAGGGTGTGCAGATCACAGGCATCAAGCGTATCGACACCAACCGGAACGGCGCGATCGATCCCGGTGTCGACACACCGCAATCGGAAGTGGGAATTTTCTTGGACCTTCACAACGACGGATCGGTCGACGAGGTAGACAGCACCCGTGCGACGGGGCAATATCTGTTCCTGGATGTGCCGGTCGGAACCCACAGGATTTTCGAGAGTGTGCCTGACGGGTTCGAACAGGTGTTCCCTGCCACGTCGCACTTGGTGACGGTCCATCCGGACGGCAGCGTTACGTCACCAACAGGCTTTGATTTTTTGAACGCTGAAATCGAAGGACTCTCCAGCGTCGCTGGATACGTCTACACCGATAACGACCGCGATGGGCTGGTCGATGCCGATGAGATCGGTCTGCCGGGCGTTATGATTCGTTTGATCAGCAACACGCCTGGCGTGGCGACGCAGACGACCTTGACCGGTCCCGACGGATGGTACAACTTTGAGAATGTGACGCCGGGAACGTATAGCATCGAAGAAATCCAACCGTCTCGATTTGGAGATGCTTCGATTTCACTGGGGCAGGTTTTGCCGGGGACCGCCACGGTCGGAACCACAACGGGAATGAACCGGTTCGATGGCGTGACCATCGCCGCCGGCCAAAACGCTGTCAATTACAACTTTGGCGAAACGCTTCAGATCATTACCAAGCGAATGCTGTTGGCCCGTACCAACGTCCAGCAAGAGATCTACAACAATACGGGGATCGACACGACAACGGTTTCGGGAACCGTTGGGGAAGATGTCGTGCGGATCGAACAGACGAACACCCACTGGCGGGTCACCGTCAATGGAGAAGTGACGCTGGTGCCACTTTCGGAGATGTTGATCTTCGATGGATTAGCGGGGGATGATTCCGTGGAGGTGGTGGGCACCAGCAATGCGGAAGAGTTCCACGTTGGGCTGAATCAATTGGCGATGGTTACCGATCCGGACAGCGGAAATGGATTGTTGGTCGTGGGGGTCGAACGGATCACCGCCGACGGACGTCTGGGGGACGACTTGCTGGTCCTGGAAGGATCGACTGGTGTGGATCAATTCTCCGGCAGTGGCGACCTGGCGACGCTCGCCTATAGCAACGGATCATCCACCGTGCGTGGTCTGAGCTTCGATCGTGTTCGCGCCGTCAACGCGACAGGTTCGTCGACGAATCAAGCGACAACGGTGGCGACCGACTATGTGCTGCAGTTGGTCGGCGATTGGAACCGCTGA
- a CDS encoding BatA domain-containing protein yields MGFLNATLLFGLLAAAIPVALHLLGRREPQRLEFPALRFLTQRIETNRRRMRVRHWSLLLLRVLALAGLALALAQPHVPSARGGTWLSVGMIAVLGMVTAAMAAWAFSQQKSLRFVLPLAIAALLLLLGATVWGTVVAATEKGPVVDTQRPSAIAIVVDNSVRMTYQTDGVTRLETARQWANWIVDHYTETSTLAILDRSVKPTIAAIDLAAARRAIRRLEPLQVPQPLEQQIEAAAALVASSPFEQRAVYVITDRTAASWNPAATLALPDGIDLHVIDVGADDVQNRMLGEVRIASESIARGIPVPVQTQVASLGDFPASEVTVELRLFDRDPTLPVIRDGKTIFPAAQVIDRQRTTVSDPSRSDVALALPPLEPGVHHAEIALGTADALPIDNIRYLTIVVNQPPQVLLVGNNANERRVIEQALALPGVSGSGSVDYKVDGIAMADLLQAKLTDYRVIGLLDPPPLSTAQQDLLGSWVQQGGKLFVSLGPAWESQEAPSADGDRLIGRVVRQWRVPDPGHWIDTQGSGHPALRPFATAAGNVPWQLYPIHRYWQIDRQQADVVIARFTDSGHPALIDRAVGAGRLLLFTTPLPGIDGAGRRWNELFSTSEEYWPAFLLVRGAFDYLADRDPGTLNVRVGQPVGLKTVDGAPQRYQLFAADAPPVVVESSGNQVAPGPAAVAGNYWLRSGGATLGYSVNLPAAETDLKRIDVDQLTAILGADRYQLVTDRGQIDWSATTGSNTQPFYAQMMLLVCGVFVLEQILSNRFYASK; encoded by the coding sequence ATGGGATTCCTCAACGCCACGCTGTTATTCGGATTGCTTGCGGCAGCGATTCCGGTCGCCCTGCATCTGTTGGGCCGACGCGAACCTCAGCGGCTTGAATTTCCCGCCCTCCGCTTTCTCACCCAACGGATTGAAACCAATCGCCGTCGGATGCGCGTGCGGCACTGGTCGCTGTTGCTGTTGCGCGTACTGGCGCTGGCCGGGCTCGCCTTGGCACTGGCCCAACCGCACGTTCCGAGTGCTCGCGGCGGAACATGGCTTTCGGTCGGCATGATCGCCGTTCTGGGAATGGTCACCGCCGCAATGGCGGCTTGGGCATTTTCACAACAGAAATCGCTGCGTTTCGTTTTACCGTTGGCCATCGCTGCGCTCCTGCTGCTGCTCGGGGCGACCGTCTGGGGCACCGTGGTCGCGGCGACCGAGAAGGGACCGGTCGTCGACACGCAGCGTCCGTCGGCCATTGCGATCGTCGTCGACAACTCCGTGCGTATGACCTATCAGACCGATGGCGTGACGCGATTGGAGACCGCTCGACAGTGGGCGAACTGGATCGTCGATCACTATACCGAAACCAGCACGCTGGCAATTCTCGACCGCAGCGTCAAACCAACGATCGCTGCCATCGATCTTGCGGCGGCGCGGCGGGCGATCCGGCGGCTGGAACCGTTGCAAGTCCCGCAGCCTTTGGAACAGCAGATCGAAGCGGCTGCGGCACTGGTCGCCAGCAGCCCCTTCGAGCAACGGGCTGTCTATGTGATCACCGATCGCACGGCCGCCAGTTGGAATCCCGCCGCAACGCTTGCGTTGCCCGATGGCATCGACCTACATGTGATCGACGTGGGGGCCGACGACGTTCAGAACCGAATGCTGGGGGAGGTGCGGATCGCTTCGGAATCGATCGCTCGCGGGATCCCGGTGCCGGTGCAAACCCAAGTTGCGAGTCTCGGGGACTTTCCTGCTTCGGAAGTGACGGTGGAATTGCGGTTGTTCGATCGCGATCCGACGTTGCCCGTGATCCGAGATGGCAAAACCATTTTCCCCGCAGCCCAGGTGATCGATCGCCAACGGACGACGGTCTCCGATCCGTCTCGCAGCGATGTCGCGTTGGCATTGCCGCCGTTGGAACCGGGAGTGCATCATGCCGAGATCGCGTTGGGCACGGCCGATGCCCTGCCGATCGACAACATCCGGTATTTGACGATCGTCGTGAATCAACCACCCCAAGTGTTGTTGGTTGGTAACAATGCGAATGAGCGACGCGTGATTGAACAAGCGTTGGCGCTGCCGGGTGTCAGCGGCAGCGGCAGCGTCGATTACAAGGTCGACGGGATCGCAATGGCGGATTTGCTGCAAGCCAAGCTGACCGATTACCGCGTCATCGGTCTGCTCGATCCGCCACCGCTGTCGACTGCGCAACAGGATCTTTTGGGCTCGTGGGTTCAGCAAGGGGGAAAGCTGTTCGTCAGTTTAGGGCCCGCTTGGGAATCGCAGGAAGCTCCATCGGCGGACGGCGATCGATTGATTGGACGTGTCGTGCGGCAATGGCGCGTTCCCGATCCGGGGCACTGGATCGATACGCAGGGAAGTGGTCATCCGGCGCTTCGACCGTTTGCGACCGCTGCGGGAAATGTCCCTTGGCAACTGTATCCCATCCATCGCTACTGGCAGATCGATCGCCAGCAGGCCGATGTCGTGATCGCGCGATTCACCGATTCGGGGCATCCGGCGTTAATCGACCGCGCCGTGGGGGCGGGACGTCTGTTATTGTTCACCACGCCGCTACCGGGCATCGACGGGGCGGGGCGACGATGGAACGAATTGTTCAGCACCAGCGAAGAGTATTGGCCGGCGTTTTTGTTGGTCCGCGGTGCGTTTGATTATTTGGCCGATCGCGATCCGGGAACACTCAACGTTCGTGTTGGCCAACCCGTCGGTTTGAAGACGGTCGACGGCGCGCCGCAGCGTTATCAGTTGTTCGCCGCGGACGCACCTCCGGTGGTGGTGGAATCGAGCGGAAACCAAGTTGCCCCCGGACCGGCTGCCGTGGCGGGAAACTACTGGTTGCGAAGCGGGGGAGCGACGCTGGGCTACAGCGTCAACCTGCCTGCTGCGGAGACCGATCTGAAGCGGATCGACGTCGATCAATTGACGGCGATCTTGGGAGCCGACCGCTACCAATTGGTGACCGACCGTGGCCAGATCGATTGGTCGGCGACAACCGGCTCCAACACCCAACCCTTTTACGCCCAGATGATGCTGTTGGTCTGCGGGGTGTTTGTTTTGGAGCAGATCCTGTCGAATCGCTTCTACGCGTCGAAATAA